From Diospyros lotus cultivar Yz01 chromosome 4, ASM1463336v1, whole genome shotgun sequence, a single genomic window includes:
- the LOC127798979 gene encoding uncharacterized protein LOC127798979 — protein sequence MENKNGGNGGNYRNPCLTMHQPWASLLVYGIKRIEGRSWPAPIRGRLWIHAASKVPDPDTIKAMEEFYREIYAVNGVTEIKLPEHYPISRLLGCVEVVGCVTRKELVCWEEIPEGARLEGQTDYCWLCEQPQKLIVPFEMRGYQGVYNLEKKIYEAAVRGLSPVKAPLPVKFPLPDLRDPFSLKPGSLASDMNASRPSEMEKPPSLNAAIAGARAAATQFSKKNATQSITQEEEDKPVSARTRKKHKQEAQVL from the exons ATGGAAAACAAGAATGGAGGCAATGGAGGGAATTACAGAAACCCATGCCTCACAATGCATCAGCCATGGGCTTCTTTGCTAGTTTATGGCATCAAACGCATTGAGGGAAGATCTTGGCCTGCCCCCATCAGAG GGCGGCTTTGGATTCATGCTGCTAGTAAGGTTCCAGATCCAGACACAATCAAGGCAATGGAGGAATTCTACAGGGAAATCTATGCAGTGAATGGGGTAACAGAAATCAAGCTTCCAGAGCATTATCCAATCTCAAGGCTGTTAg GTTGTGTGGAAGTGGTTGGCTGTGTTACAAGAAAAGAGCTAGTTTGCTGGGAGGAGATCCCCGAAGGG GCTAGGCTCGAGGGCCAAACAGATTATTGCTGGCTCTGTGAGCAACCACAG AAATTGATTGTACCATTTGAGATGCGTGGATATCAAGGTGTTTATAACTTGGAGAAAAAA ATATATGAGGCAGCAGTCAGAGGTCTTTCGCCAGTTAAAGCTCCACTGCCCGTCAAGTTCCCACTTCCAGATCTGCGAGATCCCTTCTCGCTGAAGCCAGGGTCACTTGCTTCCGACATGAATGCATCCAGACCATCAGAGATGGAGAAACCACCAAGTCTGAATGCAGCCATTGCTGGTGCCCGAGCTGCTGCCACACAGTTCTCAAAGAAGAATGCTACCCAATCTATCACACAGGAAGAGGAGGATAAGCCTGTTTCTGCAAGAACTAGgaagaaacataagcaagaggCTCAGGTACTGTGA